Proteins encoded within one genomic window of Flavobacteriales bacterium:
- a CDS encoding DUF2279 domain-containing protein, which yields MRYVVVFLFIAKFCFGQQADSTKAFRYALGTEIVMYSATMYALNDLWYKDYPRSSFHWYNDNSNWLQMDKIGHATTAYSVGLQGRDLMLWAGVPKKKALWFGGLYGSFFLTTIEILDGFSEEWGASWGDLVANTTGTLLFIGQELLFNEQKVQLKYSFAPSEYAKQNPNLLGENFLQQSIKDYNGQVYWLSFNINSFRQTTVPDWLNVTIGYGADGMLNGNVDEVNTKREFYLSLDVNLRKIKTKSGFLGKTLKILSFIKVPMPAFKFSKEKIYFYLIHYGQ from the coding sequence GTGAGATATGTTGTAGTTTTCTTGTTCATTGCAAAATTCTGTTTTGGTCAACAAGCAGATAGTACTAAAGCTTTTCGATATGCTTTAGGTACTGAAATCGTAATGTATTCTGCTACCATGTATGCTTTAAATGATTTATGGTATAAAGATTACCCCAGAAGTAGTTTTCATTGGTACAATGACAATTCAAATTGGTTACAAATGGATAAGATTGGACATGCAACTACTGCATATAGTGTTGGACTTCAAGGAAGAGATTTAATGTTGTGGGCTGGAGTTCCTAAGAAAAAAGCCTTGTGGTTTGGGGGGCTTTATGGTTCTTTTTTCTTGACAACTATAGAAATACTAGATGGTTTTTCAGAAGAATGGGGCGCCTCATGGGGAGATTTAGTTGCGAATACTACTGGTACGTTGCTGTTTATTGGACAGGAATTACTTTTCAATGAGCAAAAAGTTCAATTGAAATATTCTTTTGCACCCTCAGAATATGCTAAGCAAAATCCAAATTTACTAGGTGAAAACTTTCTTCAACAATCTATAAAAGATTATAATGGTCAGGTATACTGGTTGTCGTTTAACATCAATAGCTTTAGGCAAACTACTGTTCCAGATTGGTTAAATGTTACTATTGGTTATGGAGCTGATGGTATGCTAAATGGTAATGTTGATGAAGTAAACACAAAACGAGAGTTTTATTTAAGTCTTGATGTTAATTTAAGAAAGATTAAAACTAAATCAGGCTTTTTAGGTAAAACACTGAAAATATTGAGCTTTATTAAAGTGCCTATGCCTGCTTTTAAATTTTCTAAAGAGAAAATTTATTTTTACCTAATTCACTATGGACAATAA
- a CDS encoding Smr/MutS family protein: protein MDNNIKVGDYVDFLDSQGGGEVISVHNQNAIILTKDGFEEEHLLTKLVKVNYDLNKTLKSTHIPNGFKKVSIKTDKNSIFKSKSKLIWEIDIHIENLVDNYYHLSNYEIVNYQLEKCEEILHKALQSKIHKLVIIHGKGQGVLRREVHHLLYSFRLDFKDSDYLKYSGGATDVFFR, encoded by the coding sequence ATGGACAATAACATAAAGGTAGGAGATTATGTTGACTTCCTTGATAGTCAGGGTGGTGGAGAGGTTATTTCTGTACATAACCAAAATGCAATAATTTTAACTAAAGATGGCTTTGAGGAAGAGCATCTTCTGACTAAGCTGGTTAAAGTTAATTATGACCTTAATAAAACCCTAAAATCGACGCATATCCCTAACGGATTTAAAAAAGTCAGTATAAAAACTGACAAGAATTCCATTTTTAAATCAAAAAGTAAATTGATTTGGGAGATTGACATTCATATTGAAAATTTAGTAGATAATTATTATCATTTGAGTAATTATGAAATTGTTAACTACCAATTAGAAAAGTGTGAAGAAATACTACACAAAGCACTTCAGTCAAAAATACATAAACTTGTTATTATTCATGGAAAAGGGCAGGGGGTATTAAGGAGAGAAGTACATCATTTATTATATTCATTCCGTTTAGATTTTAAAGACTCTGATTATTTAAAATATTCTGGTGGGGCAACAGATGTATTTTTTAGATAA